The DNA window TTTGTCAGCAGGTATTCTAATCTTTGTTTTTGTATGTTTATTGATATCTGTACCTGATACGAAAAGATCTGATTTTAGAGTATCCTTTTGTTCTCTCCACTATGTCTGGGGGGCATTTGAGATCGGGTTGTTTCGTGTGAATTTGAAATGGCCAATCACCATTTACCATTTTGTTAACAAGTAAAGGGTTATTTTTATAGCCTTACTCACCGAGTAGCGCTTTATATTTCCATTTATTCTATTGACATATTTGAGATTTATTCCTCGCTTCTTTAAAAATTTCAAATATGGTCATCTTTATTTTTTTTGCCAGCATTTGGTACCTGTCATTGTTCTCTCAGACTTTCTTTCAACATAGATATGCCGCTCATGGCGCGTTTACAATGAGTAAGGGATGGGAAAAGTTTTTCTTTTTATTTACCTATGTCACACAAGGCTCATCATATATGAGTCCCCGGGCATATGCTATTATGCACAGGCTGCACCATGCGCATACAGATACGGAGCTGGATCCGCATTCGCCTTCAAATTCGCCCAACATATTTTCGATGATGTGGGATACAAGAACTGCATATCAGCAGATTCTCCATAATAAGGTGGAAGTGGAGGCACGGTACACCAAGAATCTGCCAAAGTGGAGCTGGTTTGACAAGTTAGCCAACAGCAGTCTTTCCAGATTGTTATGGGTTGTGGCTTATGTATTATTTTTTGTCGTGTTTGCCACAAATCCATATCAGTACCTGTTGTTACCAATTGTAGTGTCGATGGGGGCATTTCATGGAGCGATAGTTAACTGGTTTGCACACAAATATGGTTATATCAATTTCAAGTTAAGAAATACAGCCATGAACCTCTTGTTTGTAGATGTATTGATGCTGGGAGAATCTTATCATAACAACCACCATAAGCATCCTTCTTCTGTGAATTTCGGACAGCGTTGGTTTGAGGTGGATCCGGTATATCATATCATCCGGTTATTGTCTTATTTAAAGGTTATCAGGCTGGTACATAGTCCTAGGAAGGAGATAGTTGTTTCCTGAGAATGAATACCTAAGTCAGTTAACAACATTCATGTGCGGCACTGTAAAAGTAATTCCCGCTGGCTACAATGTTGTTAACTGGCCTCTGTAGGTATATTTCAATAAATGCTGATATCCGATCTCCAATAGTTCCTTTATCAGAACTTTTTTGACTCGGAACCAGCCTTTCTTACAGCAGTTGCACTGTAACCTTTCGGTGTTTTTTCCCGCGTAAAATATACCTTATCTCTCTCCTTTACAGGCTCTGATATATCGTTAATATGAAAGAATATACTTTCTCTGGATTTGTCATCAGTGATAAATCCAAATCCCTTTGAGGTATTGAAGAAATTAACAACTCCGGTTCTTGTGGTCTCTTCCGGAGGTCGGGGAGTAGCGCCAATCCGGATGTCTTTTGAATCTATTTCTGCTTTTTTAGTTTCTTTGGGAGGTACGGAGCTGAGGTTTCCATTTTCATCCACGTAGGCCAGCATATCCTCCAGACTCTTACCTTTATTATTATTGGTTTTCCGTTCCTGCTTTTTTTGCATCTTGTCTTCTTTCACTTTGGCTTTCTTTTTTCTGTTTTCTTTTTTTGAAAATGATTCACTCATAATTACTTCGTTTTAGTTAAATCGCATTATTGCGTGATTGTTCTCTATTCTGACCACTCAAGCTCATGTATTCAGAAATCTTTCATGTTTCTAATGGCAGAGCTGTCATCATTATCATCTCCCATGTGTACATCACCATACCTTTGATATCGGTATAATGTCAGACTGAATACAATAGAAAAAAGTAAGGCTCCTTTTCAGAAACCTTACAAGACAGGGTTCTAACATAAATTTTTATCAGAGATAAAAGAGATATGTAAAATAATGTCTTAGTATCTTGTCCTGGGGAAACGCTCTCTTTCCGTTCTTGGCCTTGCTGCATTGACAACGATA is part of the Chitinophaga flava genome and encodes:
- a CDS encoding acyl-CoA desaturase, producing the protein MVIFIFFASIWYLSLFSQTFFQHRYAAHGAFTMSKGWEKFFFLFTYVTQGSSYMSPRAYAIMHRLHHAHTDTELDPHSPSNSPNIFSMMWDTRTAYQQILHNKVEVEARYTKNLPKWSWFDKLANSSLSRLLWVVAYVLFFVVFATNPYQYLLLPIVVSMGAFHGAIVNWFAHKYGYINFKLRNTAMNLLFVDVLMLGESYHNNHHKHPSSVNFGQRWFEVDPVYHIIRLLSYLKVIRLVHSPRKEIVVS
- a CDS encoding cold shock domain-containing protein encodes the protein MKEDKMQKKQERKTNNNKGKSLEDMLAYVDENGNLSSVPPKETKKAEIDSKDIRIGATPRPPEETTRTGVVNFFNTSKGFGFITDDKSRESIFFHINDISEPVKERDKVYFTREKTPKGYSATAVRKAGSESKKF